From the Anaeromyxobacter dehalogenans 2CP-1 genome, the window CGGCGGTTCCAGGACTTCGACTGCCCGGACTGCTCGGCCAACAACCCGTACGACGACGGCTTCGGCGACGGAGACGAGGTCCGCTGCTTCTACTGCGGGCAGGACTTCGCGGTGGTGGTGACCGAGGCCGGCCGCCTGCGCCTCAAGACGCTGTAGCCGGGCCGGCGCCGCCCCGCGCCCCGTGCGGCGGCCGCGCGCCGAAGATGGCGCTGCCGACGCGGACCAGGGTGGCGCCCTCCTCGACCGCGATCCGCCAGTCGGCGCTCATCCCCATCGACAGCTCGCGCAGGCCGAGCCGGTCGCGGAGCGCCCGGAGCGCGCGGAAGTGCGGGCGCGGGTCGTCCTCCGGCGGCGGGATGCACATGAGCCCGGCGAGCTCGATCGACGGCAGCGCGCGGACGGCCGCCGCCAGCGCCTCGACGCGGTCCGGCGGGCAGCCCTCCTTCGACGCCTCTCCGCCGACGTTCACCTCGAGCAGCACGCGCGCGGTGGCGCCCTTCTGCCCGAAGCGGCGCGAGAGCTCGGCCGCCAGCTCCTCGCGGTCCACGGCGTGGACCAGCGCCACCCGGCCGGCCAGGTACTTCGCCTTGTTCGTCTGCAGGCCGCCGATGAAGTGCCAGCGCAGGCCGGGGAGGTCGGCGAGCGCGTCGGCCTTGGCGCGCCACTCCTGCGCGTAGTTCTCGCCGAAGTCGCGCTGGCCGGCCGCGTAGGCCTCGCGGATCGCCTCGGGCGGCTGCGTCTTCGAGACGGCGACCAGGGTCACGCCGGCCGGCAGGTCGGCGCGGATCGCGGCGAGCCGGTCGGCGATGGTCACGGGCGCTCCCACGGCAGCGGGAAGCCGGCGCGGCGGAGCAGCGCGGCCGTCTCGGCGAGCGGCAGGCCCACGACGTTCGACACGCTGCCGCGGACCTCCTCCACGAACGCGCCGCCCGAGCCCTGGATGGCGTAGGCGCCCGCCTTGTCGAGCGGCTCGCCGGTGCCGACGTACCAGTCGATCTCGGCGTCGCCGAGCCGCGCGAAGGCGACCTCGGTC encodes:
- a CDS encoding YggS family pyridoxal phosphate-dependent enzyme; this encodes MTIADRLAAIRADLPAGVTLVAVSKTQPPEAIREAYAAGQRDFGENYAQEWRAKADALADLPGLRWHFIGGLQTNKAKYLAGRVALVHAVDREELAAELSRRFGQKGATARVLLEVNVGGEASKEGCPPDRVEALAAAVRALPSIELAGLMCIPPPEDDPRPHFRALRALRDRLGLRELSMGMSADWRIAVEEGATLVRVGSAIFGARPPHGARGGAGPATAS